Proteins encoded together in one Pseudomonadota bacterium window:
- a CDS encoding tyrosine-type recombinase/integrase, whose product MTAASLKRIVEEALAEVGATVNFKLVPKGRARTTTWLGVEHGFGIRHYPSGRNVYIVQTRMAGRMRTVTIGPASVLTRYQAQMVARRVIAYAQVGRDPATERQRIRSAPSFTDFLSEYWDRWAPHWKASTLATHTGYRNRYLDDAFKDIYIDELNEGHVTSWFADLNNRTGPGAANRTLEILKHILNKAEEWGYRLENTNPCRSVRPNRKRQCERFLTKAELARLGAELAKLRSSEDRTKQCAGAAITLLLLTGCRKSEILTLEWSDIKGNRLHLRDSKTGPRTVWIGSSAREVIAALPRFKGIPRLFWNYSQRKPLRDVYSIWCRARDNAGLKGVRIHDLRHTFASHAAVKRETLPMIGRLLGHANVQTTARYAHLDDGYLLESAQVIGSKVESLLS is encoded by the coding sequence ATGACCGCCGCCAGTCTCAAGCGGATCGTTGAGGAGGCGCTTGCCGAGGTTGGCGCAACCGTTAACTTCAAGCTCGTTCCCAAAGGCAGGGCACGCACAACGACCTGGCTAGGCGTCGAGCATGGCTTTGGCATTCGCCACTATCCGAGTGGTCGCAACGTCTATATCGTGCAGACTCGTATGGCGGGCCGGATGCGCACGGTAACTATTGGCCCCGCTTCGGTTCTCACACGCTACCAGGCGCAGATGGTTGCGCGCCGTGTCATTGCCTATGCGCAAGTGGGTCGCGATCCGGCGACCGAGCGACAGCGCATTCGTTCTGCACCAAGCTTCACCGACTTTTTGAGCGAGTATTGGGATCGCTGGGCACCGCATTGGAAAGCATCGACCCTTGCAACCCACACCGGCTATCGCAATCGCTATCTCGATGATGCATTCAAAGACATCTACATCGACGAACTAAACGAAGGGCATGTCACAAGCTGGTTTGCGGACCTCAACAATCGCACTGGTCCGGGAGCTGCAAATCGAACTCTTGAGATTCTCAAACACATACTCAACAAAGCAGAGGAATGGGGCTACCGGCTCGAAAACACCAATCCGTGCCGGTCGGTGAGGCCCAATCGCAAACGCCAGTGCGAACGCTTTTTGACAAAGGCAGAACTCGCTCGGTTGGGAGCCGAGCTAGCGAAGCTGCGATCATCAGAAGATCGCACGAAGCAATGTGCTGGCGCGGCCATAACGCTCCTGTTGCTGACGGGTTGCCGAAAGAGTGAAATCCTCACACTCGAATGGAGCGACATCAAAGGCAATCGCCTGCACTTGCGCGACAGCAAAACTGGGCCGCGAACGGTCTGGATTGGTTCCAGTGCCCGCGAAGTCATTGCAGCGCTTCCGCGCTTCAAAGGGATTCCCCGCCTGTTCTGGAATTACAGCCAACGCAAGCCTTTGCGGGACGTATATAGCATCTGGTGCAGGGCCAGAGACAATGCAGGGCTGAAAGGCGTTCGCATCCATGATCTACGCCATACATTTGCCAGCCATGCTGCGGTGAAAAGGGAAACGCTTCCGATGATCGGCCGTCTGCTCGGCCATGCCAATGTGCAGACCACCGCCCGCTACGCTCATCTCGATGATGGCTATTTGCTAGAATCGGCCCAGGTGATTGGAAGCAAGGTAGAATCGCTACTTTCTTAG
- a CDS encoding N-6 DNA methylase: protein MTSISARKLNPVERADQSLSLESKRRELARARTVARAWAQTLHDQYRARLAADFSHVAMGSFAERAAIDLDLADHLAGKSHSLDTTTQQLARSIGIEAASLPLLEGCHFLTSLYTTLLPSKQRSELGAFYTPASLNKRLLDLAEEGGIDWATARVLDPASGGGAFLLEAASRMRSALDGSEPAFVLAQLGARLSGMEIDANAAALSQLALEIYLSDLINASGRPAPKIIEVCDTLDVTPSPKFDLVVGNPPYGRVRLSAEQRERFARSLYGHANLYGLFTDVALRWAKPGGVIAYLTPTSVLGGQYYTALRRLLASEAPPEAIDFVHARRGVFEDVMQETLLALYRKGGEQRPFQVHYLNVDNEREARLTKNGKVTLPNDSSVPWLAPRQPEHVGIIKAATRMPARLSDWGYRVSTGPLVWNRFKPQLRERAVRGALPLVWAEAVTADGRFIFRAEKKNHAPYFKVEAGDDWLVVDQPSVLVQRTTAKEQPRRLIAAELPPEFVDKHGGVIVENHLNMVRATSSAKISAAAVAAVLNSDVVDQLFRCISGSVAVSAFELEAIPLPSASEMNNIERLVSKGASRSKLEKALRQIYGL, encoded by the coding sequence TTGACGTCGATTTCGGCACGAAAACTGAACCCGGTCGAACGTGCCGATCAATCGCTTTCGCTCGAATCGAAGCGAAGAGAGCTGGCACGTGCGCGGACAGTCGCGCGCGCTTGGGCGCAAACCCTGCATGACCAGTACCGAGCTCGACTTGCTGCTGATTTCTCGCACGTTGCAATGGGTTCATTCGCCGAGAGGGCCGCTATAGATTTAGATCTTGCCGACCACCTGGCGGGTAAGAGCCACTCTCTGGATACGACAACCCAGCAGCTCGCTCGGTCGATCGGGATCGAGGCCGCATCGCTTCCATTGCTTGAAGGATGCCACTTCCTGACGAGCCTCTACACCACGCTCCTTCCCTCTAAGCAAAGGAGCGAGCTCGGAGCCTTCTACACACCGGCATCGCTAAACAAACGGTTGCTTGATCTTGCCGAGGAGGGCGGCATCGATTGGGCGACTGCGCGTGTGCTCGATCCGGCAAGCGGCGGCGGAGCTTTCTTGCTCGAAGCTGCTTCGCGGATGCGTAGCGCGCTTGATGGTAGCGAACCGGCGTTTGTATTGGCGCAGCTTGGGGCGCGCCTCTCCGGTATGGAAATTGACGCCAATGCGGCGGCACTTTCGCAGCTTGCGCTTGAGATATATCTTTCCGATCTGATCAATGCGAGCGGTCGTCCAGCACCAAAAATCATCGAAGTCTGCGATACACTTGATGTCACGCCATCACCCAAATTCGATCTAGTGGTCGGCAATCCGCCCTATGGCCGCGTGCGCCTCTCAGCAGAGCAGCGAGAGCGCTTCGCGCGAAGCCTCTACGGTCACGCAAATCTCTATGGACTGTTTACCGATGTTGCTCTGCGTTGGGCCAAGCCAGGGGGCGTCATTGCCTACCTTACTCCAACCAGCGTTCTCGGCGGACAATACTACACAGCTCTGCGCCGATTGCTCGCTAGCGAAGCGCCGCCAGAGGCGATCGACTTCGTCCATGCGCGCCGGGGTGTTTTCGAAGATGTGATGCAAGAGACTCTACTTGCGCTTTATCGCAAAGGTGGTGAGCAAAGACCTTTCCAAGTTCACTATCTGAACGTCGACAATGAGCGGGAAGCTCGATTGACGAAAAACGGAAAGGTAACATTACCCAATGACTCTTCCGTACCCTGGTTAGCGCCACGGCAACCCGAGCACGTTGGGATTATCAAAGCGGCTACAAGGATGCCTGCTCGGCTATCGGATTGGGGTTATCGCGTTTCGACTGGTCCGCTAGTTTGGAACAGATTCAAGCCGCAATTGCGTGAGCGGGCTGTCCGAGGAGCATTGCCGCTAGTTTGGGCCGAGGCGGTAACGGCAGATGGCCGGTTTATCTTCCGCGCAGAGAAGAAAAACCACGCCCCCTATTTTAAGGTTGAGGCCGGGGATGATTGGCTTGTTGTCGATCAACCCTCGGTCCTTGTTCAGCGAACGACGGCGAAGGAGCAGCCGCGACGTTTGATCGCCGCCGAACTTCCTCCGGAGTTCGTGGATAAACACGGCGGCGTGATCGTCGAAAATCACTTAAACATGGTTCGCGCAACCTCATCAGCCAAAATCAGCGCCGCCGCAGTGGCTGCGGTCCTCAATAGCGACGTGGTCGATCAACTTTTTCGCTGCATCAGCGGAAGTGTAGCAGTTTCCGCGTTCGAGCTGGAAGCCATTCCTTTGCCTTCTGCCTCGGAAATGAATAACATTGAGCGACTGGTTTCTAAGGGCGCATCTCGCAGCAAGCTGGAAAAAGCACTACGACAGATTTATGGCCTCTAA
- a CDS encoding BsuBI/PstI family type II restriction endonuclease — protein sequence MNLPPLTPWDEIHRRLPLIFPEGSPNREHSIWEIAAKTIFVMQYVGAVEGKERWIRPDQVTRMTDAQAAQKGDAAREQWAKDSMKPSKADIPGRWYAVNTRESIRDDTIRYALIENGAVLDKPGVAVTSPAGRYALQSEFADLLDPALSEAGLKAKVDAWQKKHLNPGALARIAIVRRGAAGGGDHQLVTFPNGETRRMSTGPSSDISKAVVEVFAPTFLDKPGVITLSESGNKVVARDNELAKAIGLTIPADKSLPDITLVDLGPAHPLLVFVEVVHTDGPVNDARKTALLKLADKAGFAPENVAFVTAFLDRGSTTFRKTVGTLAWGSYAWFASEPERLIEFSQSTKSISGSAE from the coding sequence ATGAACCTACCGCCACTTACTCCTTGGGATGAGATTCATCGCCGACTTCCGCTGATTTTCCCTGAGGGTTCGCCAAACCGTGAGCATTCGATTTGGGAAATCGCGGCAAAAACCATATTTGTGATGCAGTATGTCGGGGCAGTCGAAGGCAAAGAACGGTGGATACGCCCCGACCAGGTCACAAGAATGACCGACGCTCAGGCAGCACAAAAAGGCGATGCCGCGAGAGAACAATGGGCCAAGGACTCGATGAAGCCCAGCAAGGCCGACATTCCGGGACGTTGGTATGCTGTAAACACCCGTGAATCCATTCGTGATGACACGATCCGATATGCTCTAATTGAGAACGGCGCTGTACTAGACAAGCCGGGCGTAGCGGTGACTTCTCCAGCTGGCCGATACGCTCTTCAATCTGAATTTGCTGACCTGCTTGATCCGGCGCTATCTGAGGCGGGGCTCAAAGCCAAAGTGGATGCTTGGCAGAAGAAACACCTCAATCCGGGCGCATTAGCTCGGATCGCAATCGTCCGACGCGGAGCTGCTGGAGGAGGCGATCACCAGTTGGTCACTTTCCCGAATGGAGAAACGCGACGAATGTCGACGGGTCCCAGTTCCGATATTTCGAAAGCCGTCGTCGAGGTGTTTGCTCCTACATTCCTTGATAAGCCGGGTGTGATTACCCTCAGCGAAAGCGGGAACAAAGTGGTTGCTAGGGATAATGAGCTAGCGAAAGCTATTGGTCTAACTATCCCAGCGGATAAGAGCTTGCCCGATATTACTCTCGTCGATCTCGGCCCAGCTCACCCTCTACTGGTTTTCGTCGAGGTGGTTCACACTGACGGTCCGGTCAATGACGCGCGCAAGACCGCATTACTCAAGCTCGCTGACAAGGCAGGCTTTGCACCTGAGAATGTGGCATTCGTAACGGCGTTCCTGGATCGCGGGTCGACAACTTTCCGAAAGACCGTTGGAACCCTGGCTTGGGGCAGTTACGCATGGTTCGCTTCCGAGCCGGAGCGACTGATAGAATTCAGCCAAAGTACCAAGAGCATTAGCGGCAGCGCTGAATAG
- a CDS encoding SIR2 family protein, whose translation MSIWDYWNAIDANRTNLRLYTPGRGWVAYSDKLDDEGNVEERGSREQIDSALINALSASNFSTLTGAGASLCATNEDGGAQAPSMSDLWNAVRNEVGDAEFAAIRARFPNAQPGENIERLLTLCKIYLDLNDGAQDDDQDVAGVRAFVAKAESTILRLVDFVGPGTNLDSHQRYIRKIGRRGFRKARAKLFTTNYDLAFEEASRRLRFMVIDGFSHSLDQVYDRQHFEFDVVRRDANKEAPDYIPNAFQLYKLHGSADWRRVGSDVVRSRQNTDEHRPVLIYPRSSKYQEAFDPPYLDMMGTFQMALREPDTALIVAGFGFNDDHISSPILSAIESNLTLRLVICDPSFITSENDLRGVDPDPPAHTILQQQPHSNRFLARISSLAAAGDPRIHLINGRFEDLVDAMPDLIGETDRERHVERVRVLRDNPAGEA comes from the coding sequence ATGAGCATCTGGGACTATTGGAACGCAATTGATGCGAACCGCACTAACCTTCGGCTCTACACACCTGGCCGAGGGTGGGTCGCGTATTCTGACAAGCTCGATGACGAGGGCAATGTAGAGGAGCGAGGAAGTCGAGAGCAAATTGATAGCGCCCTCATAAACGCGCTATCCGCGTCAAATTTCTCGACTTTGACGGGAGCCGGGGCCTCGCTTTGTGCGACCAATGAGGATGGCGGTGCCCAAGCGCCATCGATGTCAGATTTGTGGAATGCCGTCAGAAATGAAGTTGGGGATGCGGAATTTGCTGCGATACGTGCTCGTTTCCCAAATGCGCAGCCTGGGGAGAATATCGAGCGGCTTCTCACCCTTTGTAAAATCTATTTGGATTTGAATGACGGAGCGCAAGACGACGATCAAGATGTTGCTGGGGTCCGAGCTTTCGTGGCCAAAGCCGAAAGTACAATTCTTAGACTGGTTGATTTCGTAGGCCCTGGGACTAACCTTGATTCTCACCAGCGATACATCAGGAAGATTGGGCGACGGGGGTTCAGGAAAGCAAGAGCAAAGCTATTCACGACAAATTATGACTTGGCTTTTGAAGAGGCCTCGCGACGCCTGCGGTTCATGGTGATTGACGGTTTCTCTCATTCGCTCGACCAGGTATATGACCGACAGCATTTTGAGTTCGATGTTGTTCGCCGCGATGCGAATAAGGAGGCACCAGACTACATTCCGAACGCGTTTCAGCTCTATAAGCTACACGGTTCGGCTGATTGGCGACGTGTCGGCTCTGATGTAGTTCGTTCGCGCCAAAACACGGACGAACATCGACCGGTGCTAATCTATCCTCGATCCAGTAAGTATCAGGAAGCGTTCGATCCGCCCTATCTCGATATGATGGGTACCTTTCAGATGGCGTTACGGGAACCGGATACTGCGTTGATTGTCGCCGGGTTTGGTTTCAACGACGATCATATTAGTAGTCCCATCCTCTCTGCAATCGAATCCAACCTTACGCTTCGGTTGGTCATTTGCGATCCGAGTTTCATCACGTCCGAGAACGACCTGCGCGGCGTCGATCCGGATCCGCCTGCCCACACGATCTTACAGCAGCAACCGCATTCGAACCGTTTCCTCGCACGCATCTCATCGTTGGCCGCAGCCGGTGATCCCCGCATTCATCTCATCAATGGACGGTTTGAAGACTTGGTAGATGCGATGCCCGACCTCATTGGGGAAACTGACAGGGAACGACATGTCGAAAGGGTACGTGTATTGCGCGATAACCCAGCGGGTGAGGCATGA
- a CDS encoding ATP-binding protein, protein MTTISPVDPDKYVGTVTQVNAAQVHANLPYASAQPERRALSKGGVGDFVFVDCERTKILGRITEVKIPDGERLSVEPQLGNKSEPNPIGRIQLLATVTDSDSKLTRGVNIYPKIGDGVYLAGAEILGQMIGKSATKAGEINLIIGAIEAGNQSVSVELPPEKIFGRHCGIFGATGGGKSWTIAGLIEKIKERRGKAIIFDPTGEFCETAGIDTIFAFEANVPNARHVHFPYTEITEDDLFSLFRPSGQSQGPKLRDAIKSLKLVRALGNAVPQGLQIQNGVVTKANQPRIPYFDALRANGAAVHSPKCDFEIASLSEQIKAECVWATSQNNANCFGGPDNNGASYCESLVSRIATLINSPELSCLFRTGGDSLVDEIDQFLADDNQDVALISFKEVRFEHSTRELLLDIIGRYLLGVAREGRFRERPIVTFLDEAHQFLGRTIGDEYGSVRLDSFGLIAKEGRKYGLTCVLATQRPRDIPQDVLSQLGTLIVHRLINEQDRNTIEHACGDLDRAATQFIPMLAPGEAIIIGPDLPAPLPLRMRRPKWPPDSRGPQFQAYWAGRQ, encoded by the coding sequence ATGACGACAATTAGTCCTGTTGATCCTGACAAATACGTCGGGACCGTGACTCAGGTTAATGCTGCGCAGGTTCACGCGAACCTTCCATATGCAAGCGCGCAGCCGGAACGCCGCGCTCTCTCCAAGGGCGGAGTCGGGGATTTCGTTTTTGTTGATTGCGAACGAACCAAAATTCTTGGCAGGATCACGGAAGTGAAGATTCCGGACGGCGAACGGCTGTCGGTTGAACCTCAACTCGGGAACAAGTCAGAGCCAAATCCGATAGGTCGCATTCAATTGCTTGCGACAGTCACGGATAGCGATTCCAAGTTGACCCGTGGTGTGAACATCTACCCAAAGATTGGTGACGGCGTTTATCTCGCTGGTGCGGAAATCCTCGGCCAAATGATAGGGAAGAGTGCTACAAAGGCAGGTGAAATCAACCTCATCATTGGTGCTATTGAGGCCGGTAACCAAAGTGTGTCCGTTGAACTTCCACCCGAAAAGATTTTTGGTCGCCACTGCGGGATTTTCGGGGCCACAGGGGGTGGGAAAAGCTGGACCATCGCCGGTCTTATCGAGAAGATAAAAGAACGCCGAGGCAAGGCAATTATCTTCGATCCCACCGGAGAATTCTGCGAGACTGCCGGTATCGATACGATATTTGCGTTTGAGGCAAACGTTCCGAACGCTCGCCATGTGCATTTCCCATATACGGAGATCACGGAGGACGATCTGTTCTCGCTCTTTCGGCCATCCGGACAAAGTCAGGGGCCAAAATTGAGGGACGCAATTAAGAGCCTGAAACTCGTTCGAGCGCTAGGTAATGCCGTTCCCCAAGGGCTCCAAATTCAGAACGGCGTCGTCACAAAGGCAAACCAGCCGCGGATTCCTTATTTCGATGCACTGCGCGCCAATGGAGCTGCCGTGCACTCTCCCAAATGTGACTTTGAAATCGCTAGCCTGTCTGAGCAAATCAAGGCGGAGTGCGTTTGGGCCACGTCGCAGAACAATGCCAATTGTTTCGGCGGCCCGGACAACAACGGAGCTAGCTATTGCGAGTCGTTGGTTTCCAGAATTGCTACTCTGATCAACTCTCCAGAACTCAGTTGCCTGTTCCGAACTGGGGGAGACTCATTGGTTGATGAAATTGACCAATTCCTTGCGGACGACAATCAAGACGTTGCTCTAATTTCCTTCAAAGAGGTCCGGTTTGAACACTCGACGCGCGAGCTCCTGCTCGACATCATAGGTCGATATCTCTTGGGTGTCGCGCGGGAAGGTCGTTTCAGAGAAAGACCAATCGTAACGTTTCTTGATGAGGCCCATCAATTCTTGGGGAGAACGATCGGTGACGAGTACGGAAGCGTGCGCTTGGATTCCTTCGGGCTTATCGCGAAGGAAGGGCGCAAATACGGACTCACCTGTGTCTTGGCTACACAACGTCCGCGCGACATTCCGCAAGATGTCTTGAGCCAGTTGGGCACGCTTATTGTGCACCGCCTTATCAATGAGCAGGATCGGAATACTATTGAACATGCATGCGGTGATCTGGATCGCGCGGCCACCCAGTTCATACCCATGCTCGCTCCAGGTGAAGCCATAATCATAGGACCTGATTTGCCAGCTCCCTTGCCTCTAAGAATGCGACGGCCAAAGTGGCCTCCTGACTCCAGAGGTCCCCAATTTCAGGCGTATTGGGCAGGGCGCCAATAG
- a CDS encoding P44/Msp2 family outer membrane protein codes for MTVSLLNHSALYLAALPFAAVLATGTAHAQDGEDAGIYVTAKAGAEFLNDSRFVGIQAPAGGVPGIAGAPAVVDVDYDTGFSINGAIGYNFDDNLFFDFLASRVELELGYIEADVGGGAFNGGNQLFSGDISNFTATIGVYNDIVISENQKLFPYFGSSIGIAVVDANVLYFPDNGVATAPTFGVFGEETAFVSRSTVGLRYDFSDNIGLFLEGRYTKVEDGDFERRFVADGSGGFSASVRDDTESFGVGAGLLFRF; via the coding sequence ATGACAGTATCTTTGCTGAACCACTCCGCCCTGTATCTTGCCGCGCTGCCCTTTGCTGCCGTTCTGGCCACCGGCACCGCCCATGCCCAGGATGGTGAGGACGCGGGGATATATGTTACCGCCAAAGCCGGTGCCGAGTTTCTCAATGACAGTCGCTTTGTCGGCATTCAGGCACCGGCCGGCGGTGTGCCGGGTATCGCAGGCGCGCCTGCTGTCGTCGATGTCGATTATGATACCGGTTTCTCGATCAACGGTGCGATCGGATATAATTTCGACGACAACCTGTTCTTCGATTTTCTTGCCAGCCGGGTCGAACTCGAGCTCGGCTATATCGAGGCCGATGTCGGCGGTGGCGCGTTTAACGGCGGCAATCAGCTTTTTAGCGGCGACATCAGCAACTTCACTGCGACCATCGGCGTTTACAACGACATCGTCATTTCGGAAAACCAGAAGCTCTTCCCCTATTTTGGCAGCTCCATCGGCATTGCCGTGGTCGATGCCAATGTCCTCTATTTTCCCGACAATGGCGTCGCCACCGCCCCGACATTCGGGGTGTTCGGCGAGGAAACCGCCTTTGTCAGCCGCTCAACTGTCGGCCTGCGCTATGATTTCAGCGATAATATCGGCCTGTTCCTCGAAGGTCGCTATACCAAGGTGGAAGATGGCGATTTCGAGCGCCGCTTCGTCGCCGACGGCTCGGGCGGATTCAGCGCCAGCGTACGCGACGATACCGAATCCTTCGGCGTCGGGGCCGGGCTGCTGTTCCGCTTCTAA
- the rplJ gene encoding 50S ribosomal protein L10 encodes MDRSQKEQAVAELNALFAGETGVVVVTRNLGLSVAESTDLRTKMREAGASYKVAKNRLAKRAAEGTPYAGITDLLSGPSALASSGDPVAAAKVVVEFAKGNDRLEIVGGSMGETVLDVAGVKSLASMPSLDELRGKIVGLINAPATKLAQVAQAPAGQLARVFGAYAAKEDA; translated from the coding sequence ATGGATCGTTCGCAAAAAGAACAGGCCGTTGCCGAGCTGAATGCATTGTTTGCCGGGGAGACCGGGGTTGTTGTGGTGACACGCAATCTGGGCCTTTCGGTCGCGGAATCGACCGACCTCCGCACCAAGATGCGCGAAGCGGGTGCGTCCTATAAAGTTGCGAAGAACCGCCTTGCCAAGCGCGCCGCCGAAGGCACGCCCTATGCCGGTATTACCGATCTGCTGAGCGGTCCATCCGCTCTGGCCAGCTCGGGCGATCCGGTCGCGGCGGCCAAGGTTGTCGTGGAGTTCGCCAAGGGCAATGACAGGCTCGAGATCGTTGGCGGCTCCATGGGCGAAACCGTGCTCGATGTTGCCGGCGTCAAGTCGCTCGCATCGATGCCGTCGCTCGACGAACTGCGTGGCAAGATTGTCGGCCTCATCAACGCACCGGCGACCAAGCTCGCCCAGGTGGCCCAGGCTCCGGCCGGTCAGCTGGCGCGCGTTTTCGGCGCCTATGCCGCGAAAGAGGACGCATAA
- the rplL gene encoding 50S ribosomal protein L7/L12 has protein sequence MADIEKLVEQLSELTVLEAAELSKALEEKWGVSASAAVAVAAPGAGGGDAGGEAAEEKDEFDVILTGDGGKKIQVIKEVRAITGLGLTDAKALVEGAPKAVKEGASKAEAEEIKGKIEAAGGTVELK, from the coding sequence ATGGCTGATATTGAAAAACTCGTCGAGCAGCTTTCCGAACTGACCGTTCTTGAAGCTGCCGAGCTGTCCAAGGCTCTGGAAGAAAAGTGGGGCGTTTCGGCTTCCGCTGCTGTCGCTGTTGCGGCACCGGGTGCCGGTGGCGGTGATGCCGGTGGCGAAGCGGCCGAAGAAAAGGACGAATTCGACGTTATCCTGACCGGCGACGGCGGCAAGAAGATCCAGGTGATCAAGGAAGTCCGTGCGATCACTGGGCTGGGCCTGACCGACGCCAAGGCGCTGGTCGAAGGCGCGCCAAAGGCGGTCAAGGAAGGCGCTTCCAAGGCCGAAGCCGAAGAAATCAAGGGCAAGATCGAAGCTGCCGGCGGTACCGTCGAGCTGAAATAA
- a CDS encoding DUF4386 family protein, whose protein sequence is MMDSAVSHHRPGGLAALFCALSYIFGFGLFAGILDRNGYDGLSGSLAFALDNQALLALAMIALYLAFGVALTVLVVALHRHMARDDDFTMPIASAFGLIWVGLVLASGMTGLIGLQTVATLSAADADAAATIWSAVGIVQSALGGGIELVGGVWMLLICVVALQKKLLPAWLNWSGMIIALAGIATSIPGLGDLAALFGLGQIIWFTGLGIIMIRRPAMVRAT, encoded by the coding sequence ATGATGGACAGCGCGGTTTCACATCATCGTCCGGGCGGACTTGCGGCCCTGTTCTGTGCCCTGAGTTATATTTTCGGCTTTGGCCTTTTTGCCGGCATTCTCGATCGCAACGGCTATGATGGCCTCTCGGGCAGCCTGGCCTTTGCGCTGGACAATCAGGCACTTCTGGCGCTGGCCATGATCGCGCTTTATCTCGCCTTTGGCGTGGCGCTCACCGTGCTCGTGGTTGCACTGCACCGCCATATGGCACGGGATGATGATTTCACCATGCCAATAGCCAGCGCTTTCGGCCTGATCTGGGTCGGGCTGGTACTGGCCAGCGGCATGACCGGGCTGATCGGATTGCAGACTGTCGCCACCCTGTCAGCGGCGGATGCGGATGCCGCAGCGACGATCTGGTCTGCGGTCGGCATCGTCCAGTCGGCACTGGGCGGCGGTATAGAACTGGTCGGCGGCGTATGGATGCTGCTGATCTGTGTAGTCGCGTTGCAGAAGAAGCTGCTGCCCGCATGGCTCAACTGGTCCGGCATGATCATCGCGCTGGCCGGGATCGCAACCTCCATCCCCGGCCTTGGTGACCTTGCGGCGCTGTTCGGCCTTGGCCAGATCATCTGGTTTACTGGTCTGGGCATCATCATGATCCGCCGGCCGGCCATGGTGCGTGCTACCTGA
- a CDS encoding helix-turn-helix transcriptional regulator produces the protein MAIMVQLDDLLHDKRMTLTELSEQVGLTLANLSILKTGKARAIRFSTLEAICEALDCQPGDLLSYREDV, from the coding sequence ATGGCGATCATGGTGCAACTTGATGACCTGCTGCACGACAAGCGCATGACGCTGACCGAATTGTCCGAGCAGGTCGGGCTGACCCTGGCCAATCTGTCGATCCTCAAGACCGGCAAGGCCAGGGCGATCCGCTTTTCGACCCTGGAAGCGATTTGTGAGGCGCTGGATTGCCAGCCAGGTGACCTGTTATCCTATCGCGAGGATGTATGA
- a CDS encoding DUF2975 domain-containing protein — translation MPPNHLQNDSLLKTGRLLTSFLMILLAIGFVALIISIPVIYYFQADLAETLRESAQDKLPMVLATITGLMLWGMALFAAGYVFLMLLRRIIDTVGNGDPFIPENASRLTMMGWITLLTQLAILPVKKLIEYLATHFPPDSLELEVDFSLTGILLALVLFILARVFRHGSDMRDDLEGTV, via the coding sequence ATGCCCCCTAATCACCTCCAGAACGACAGCCTGCTCAAGACCGGGCGGCTGCTCACCAGCTTCCTGATGATTTTGCTTGCAATCGGCTTTGTCGCGCTGATTATCAGCATACCTGTCATCTACTATTTTCAGGCTGACCTCGCCGAAACCCTGCGGGAGAGCGCGCAGGACAAGCTGCCCATGGTGCTTGCCACGATCACCGGCCTGATGCTCTGGGGCATGGCGCTTTTTGCCGCTGGCTATGTGTTCCTGATGCTGCTGCGCCGGATTATCGATACGGTCGGCAATGGCGACCCGTTCATTCCCGAAAATGCGAGCCGGCTGACAATGATGGGCTGGATTACTCTGCTGACACAGCTTGCGATATTACCGGTGAAGAAGCTTATCGAATATCTTGCGACCCATTTTCCGCCTGATAGTCTCGAACTGGAAGTGGATTTTTCCCTTACCGGCATATTGCTGGCACTTGTGCTGTTCATCCTCGCCCGGGTGTTTCGCCATGGCAGCGATATGCGCGACGATCTGGAAGGAACGGTCTGA